A single genomic interval of Bradyrhizobium sp. sBnM-33 harbors:
- a CDS encoding toprim domain-containing protein, translated as MASQPSAFTSTERLAQALGLRRMGRRYVGSCPACGYPNSFIVCDGADQPLVYCHACQDIDAVLAAIRGRGLWHHRANTQANLAQTQPLELSRAGVRARELWIQAAAAKGTLVDVYLRSRGIVAPIPPTIRFLSVAKHSPTDQSLPAMIAAVTVWPERRPCAVHRTFLAVDGNGKAPVDTPRMTLGPSRRGAVRLAEAANLLMVGEGIETCLSAMQATGQPAWAALSTAGLRSLEIPEHVKEVVILADGDLPGEEAAQSAARRWVGEGRRVRIARPPKGKDFNDVLLCGVRASGERAK; from the coding sequence ATGGCCTCGCAGCCCTCAGCATTCACAAGCACCGAGCGCCTTGCCCAAGCGCTCGGCTTGCGCCGTATGGGCCGGCGTTATGTCGGCTCGTGCCCCGCTTGCGGGTATCCAAATTCGTTTATTGTTTGCGATGGAGCGGATCAACCGCTGGTCTATTGCCACGCTTGCCAGGACATCGACGCGGTTCTGGCTGCGATTCGCGGCCGCGGTCTTTGGCATCATCGTGCCAATACCCAAGCTAACCTCGCGCAGACGCAACCGCTCGAATTGTCGCGGGCTGGCGTAAGGGCGCGTGAACTGTGGATTCAGGCGGCTGCTGCCAAAGGGACGCTGGTCGACGTCTACTTGCGAAGCCGTGGCATCGTCGCGCCGATACCGCCGACAATACGATTTCTGTCTGTCGCCAAGCATAGTCCGACCGATCAATCGCTACCAGCCATGATCGCTGCGGTGACAGTCTGGCCGGAGCGACGACCTTGCGCCGTGCACCGGACGTTTCTGGCCGTTGACGGTAACGGCAAGGCGCCGGTGGATACGCCGAGGATGACGCTCGGCCCATCTCGCCGCGGCGCTGTCCGTTTGGCTGAAGCGGCCAACCTCTTAATGGTAGGCGAGGGCATCGAAACGTGCTTGTCCGCAATGCAGGCTACGGGGCAACCGGCTTGGGCGGCACTTTCCACCGCGGGACTGCGCAGCCTTGAAATTCCAGAGCACGTCAAAGAAGTAGTCATTCTTGCCGATGGCGATCTGCCAGGAGAAGAAGCTGCCCAATCCGCCGCGCGGCGCTGGGTAGGCGAAGGGCGCCGCGTTCGTATCGCCAGGCCACCGAAAGGGAAGGATTTCAACGACGTTCTTCTCTGCGGTGTTCGCGCATCCGGGGAGCGCGCGAAATGA